A single region of the Triticum dicoccoides isolate Atlit2015 ecotype Zavitan chromosome 2B, WEW_v2.0, whole genome shotgun sequence genome encodes:
- the LOC119360318 gene encoding putative disease resistance protein RGA3, giving the protein MVALEIAGWVASPFISRLVDKVCSYAGDQGQNTTEKLRIVEKKLSSIQITLSIAERVQARNTTMGSWLQRIKDAAFQAEDVLDSFHCLVLQAQDEDKGKVSSVTSPTAGSSSTSTTVTTTASTITSSGSTVKQPVCVRKRFHFSDEHINELISAVDRLVEIESEMPMFLKLVELEDKRTDQPIQLRTTTSMQGLSKFFGRVNEEKYLGQLLTQVNEQSSQPYDVISIVGIGGVGKTALVQKIYCHFRAKSDFSLAIWLHVSENFDVGRLTKEMVQSGNLPICADLKSISSLDQAQWILEEKLKGKRILIVLDDVWNEFSSQWENLCKPLQFAGKGSKVIVTTRSKSLASINGATEIMHLHGLQDEEYWGHFSQCAFGDANPFDFPQLEKIGRKVVSKLAGSPLAAKTVGASLKLKLEENHWMDVGGRKLWQIEQKEDDIISALRPSYEHLPDHLKQCFVYFALFPKKYHLQGDELIQMWRAHGFLDMQTPDETARRYINDLLQLLFIEKVPNQEDHYVVHDLLHDFAESVSNGEHFRIEDDFNVCIPRNVRHLYVSASNILKLYMSLEELKKNLRSLIISKAPEGASCERVSSSNFNHVLEHILQELRSLRVLVLCNPDGMLPDSLDHLVHLRYLNIHESRSFISVPKSLFKLYHLQGLSLQTQDRIMKKELQEGLSRLTQLRYLKAPKKIISDIELIGRPRSLKRTRGEQSEE; this is encoded by the coding sequence ATGGTTGCTCTAGAAATAGCAGGATGGGTAGCCTCACCCTTCATCAGCAGGCTAGTTGATAAGGTGTGCTCCTATGCTGGAGATCAGGGGCAAAATACAACGGAAAAACTAAGAATCGTGGAGAAGAAACTATCATCAATCCAAATAACGTTGAGCATAGCTGAGAGAGTGCAAGCTAGGAACACAACCATGGGAAGCTGGCTACAGAGAATCAAAGATGCTGCTTTTCAGGCTGAggatgttcttgattcatttcactGCCTAGTTCTTcaagcacaagatgaagacaaggGCAAGGTTAGTTCTGTTACTTCACCCACAGCTGGTTCTTCCTCTACATCCACAACCGTCACCACCACTGCTTCTACCATCACTAGCAGCGGCTCAACGGTAAAACAGCCGGTTTGTGTACGCAAGCGCTTCCATTTCTCCGATGAACATATCAACGAGTTAATTTCTGCAGTGGATAGATTAGTTGAGATTGAAAGTGAGATGCCCATGTTCCTGAAGTTAGTGGAGCTAGAGGACAAGAGAACAGACCAACCCATTCAGTTGCGGACAACAACCTCCATGCAAGGCCTCTCAAAGTTTTTTGGTCGAGttaatgaagagaaatacctagggCAATTACTTACCCAGGTAAACGAACAATCCAGTCAGCCATATGATGTTATATCAATTGTTGGCATTGGTGGTGTTGGTAAGACTGCTTTAGTGCAGAAAATTTATTGCCACTTCCGTGCTAAAAGTGACTTCAGTCTCGCAATATGGCTACATGTCTCAGAAAATTTTGATGTCGGACGTCTAACAAAAGAAATGGTACAGTCAGGTAATCTCCCCATATGTGCTGACTTGAAAAGCATCAGTAGTTTAGATCAAGCTCAATGGATACTTGAAGAAAAGCTGAAAGGGAAAAGGATTTTGATAGTTCTTGATGATGTATGGAATGAATTTAGCAGCCAATGGGAGAACTTATGCAAACCCCTGCAGTTTGCTGGTAAGGGAAGCAAAGTAATTGTTACGACTCGAAGTAAAAGTCTTGCAAGTATCAATGGAGCAACAGAGATAATGCACTTACATGGCTTACAAGATGAAGAATACTGGGGGCATTTTTCCCAATGTGCGTTTGGTGATGCAAATCCATTTGATTTTCCACAACTGGAAAAAATTGGCCGAAAAGTGGTGAGCAAATTGGCAGGGTCACCTTTAGCAGCAAAGACAGTTGGGGCTTCATTGAAACTGAAGCTAGAAGAAAATCACTGGATGGATGTTGGCGGAAGGAAATTGTGGCAGATAGAGCAAAAGGAAGATGATATTATATCAGCATTGCGACCAAGTTATGAGCATCTTCCTGACCATTTGAAGCAATGCTTTGTTTACTTTGCATTGTTTCCTAAGAAATACCACCTTCAAGGAGATGAGCTAATACAGATGTGGAGAGCTCATGGTTTCCTTGACATGCAAACACCAGATGAAACTGCACGTCGTTACATCAACGATCTCTTGCAGCTTTTATTCATTGAGAAGGTACCCAACCAAGAGGACCACTATGTAGTTCACGACTTGCTACATGATTTTGCAGAGTCGGTGTCCAATGGAGAACACTTCCGAATAGAAGATGACTTCAACGTATGTATTCCAAGAAATGTTCGCCACCTATATGTCAGTGCAAGCAATATCTTAAAGCTGTACATGAGTTTGGAAGAATTAAAGAAAAATCTGAGAAGCTTAATAATAAGCAAGGCACCAGAAGGCGCTTCTTGCGAAAGGGTCTCCTCGTCAAACTTTAATCATGTACTTGAACATATACTCCAAGAGCTAAGAAGCTTACGCGTTTTAGTACTGTGCAATCCTGATGGTATGCTTCCAGACAGTCTTGATCATTTGGTCCATCTTAGGTATCTAAACATCCATGAAAGTAGAAGCTTCATCAGTGTCCCCAAGTCACTATTCAAACTCTACCATTTACAAGGGTTGAGTCTGCAAACTCAAGACAGGATCATGAAAAAGGAACTCCAAGAGGGCTTAAGTAGGTTGACACAGTTAAGATACTTAAAGGCTCCGAAGAAAATAATTTCAGACATAGAATTGATTGGCAGGCCGAGATCCCTCAAAAGAACTAGAGGAGAACAAAGTGAAGAGTAA